ATGATGATCTTTTCTATGGAAACATCAAGTCCCGGAAGCTCGAACCATGCATCTTGTGGCGACCCAAAGGTGAAGGTTTGCACCTTAATGGTATCACCGGGATCAGCAAAAACACGTGCGGCTGTTAAAATAAAAAGACAAAGCGAAAAAATTATTTTTTTAATGTTCGAAAACATGGTCGTAAGTTTGGTGCAAATATAAGAAAGATGCTTGTTGAGACAGTTTGGTGAACTGTCAAAATAGCATCACAATACTGAAAAAATGATAACTGCGAAAAATATACATAAGTCGTACGGGCCTTTACAAGTGTTAAAAGGTGTGGATCTGCACATAGAAAAGGGTGAATTGGTGAGTATAGTTGGTGCTTCCGGAGCAGGTAAAAGCACTTTACTGCACATAATAGGAACTTTGGATAAACCCGATGCCGGTCAGCTTACCATCAACGAACTATTGATAAATGGCCTCAATGATAAACAATTGGCCTCGTTCAGAAACAAACATATTGGGTTCGTATTTCAGTTTCATCATTTATTACCGGAGTTTACAGCTTTGGAAAATGTATGTATTCCCGGATTTATTGCAAAGAGGAAAGAAAAGGAAGTGGAACAAAAAGCCAAAGAATTTTTAGATTACCTCGGATTAAGCGATCGCCTTCAACATAAACCGAATCAATTATCAGGGGGAGAACAACAACGTGTGGCCGTTGCAAGAGCATTGATCAATCAGCCCTTAGTAATATTAGCCGATGAACCATCAGGAAATCTGGATACTCAAAATGCAAAGGAATTACACAACCTTTTTTTTCAGTTAAGAAAAGAATTTGATCAAACTTTCATAATTGTTACACATAATGATGAGCTGGCTAATATGGCGGATAGGAAATTGGTGATGAAGGATGGAAAAATGGTTGGATAACATACCAATTGAATAATCGAGAAAACGACTTATTGGAAGTTAATTTAGTATAATCAACATTTCACTTTGAAATCATCTTCTCCATGACGTTAACCCATTTGCTAATTTGCTAATCCTTCGCCCGCGAAGGCCGCTAATTTGCTAATTACTACTGTCTCCGGTAAAATAATCCAGTTTATGTTTAAACAATACATTAAAGGTTGTAAGACTTCCATAAATTCGTGTGATGTATTGTTGCATTTCCACCTTTTCAGCGTCGGATAATTTTGGATGGGCGTTGATTTTTTGTTCCATTACGCGGAGTCTATCGCGGAGCATAACTATTTTATGAAAAAAGGTTTCTATCGGAATTTCTTTGGATTGTAATTTTTTATCTGCCGGTTCCAGAATCATTGTTCCGCCATCATATCTATCTGCTATATGGATGATTTCGGTAACATCGCTCCATTCTCTTAAAATTTTGATGAGTGCATCCTCAGCTTCTGAAAAACTCACGGAATATTCGTTTTCCAGGGCTTCGATCACTTCCATATCGTAATCTTTCAGAACACCTTTAATGCCCTTGTTGATAAAACATATATCGTATGCACGTTTATGCACGAAAACAACAACCCCGGCTCCATGATCGGGGTGATTAACTCTAGACCCAACACCTAAAACTTCCATAATTAAAATTTGAGTGCAAGTTATACAGTTTTATAAGCAAAAAAAAGCCCGTCCACCGAAGGTGAACGGGTATAAGCGTTGAACACGACTTCAACACTTCACACATTATAATTTTTCAAAACGGCATACCTTAGGGGGCAAATTGCCGAATTTTACCACAAAGATATACGAACCTTTTTGTAATTGCATTATTTCTAACGAATATGTTCGTGTTCCAGGGGTAACTAATTCTGTTTTTTCCAGCTGAACCTGCATATTCAGATCCAAAATGGAATAGGTCATTTCCATCTCCCTGCTTAGGCTAAAGTTAAAATTCATCACCTTGTCTACGGGATTTGGATAGGAACACACGAAGCCAGTAATAACATCTGTACATGGTTCAGCAAATTCCATATCTGTATAACTTATCTCTCCATTTGTAGAAGTTATCTTCAATCTGTAATATTCAATATTTGCAGATTCATTCGTGTCGGAATAACTAAAATTTATTCCTTCAGCAGCTGTTTCTCCTTGTATTTGAACAGCCAGAGGATTAAAATTGATACCATCTGTTGTTTTTTCGATATCATAAATCCACGCTTTATTTTGAACTGGCACATTCCAATCCATCCAAATTTTACCATCCTCACCACAATAAACATTGAACTCCGGTTTTGCATTTGCAACAGGGATAGAGGAATGCAACAATAATTCAATTTTATTAGCATTAAAATTAAATCCACCCAGATCATCAACTCCATCTCTATCGAAATCTTTCACCATTAATTTGTTACATATGGGCGGAAAATTTTGTGCATCTGCCAAACTAAAATCACCTTCTGCACTGGAAATATTTCGAAAAATTTTTGTTACCTCCTTTGTTGAAACGGCAACATCAAATTTTCCATCCTGATCAAAATCACCAAGTGCAATCCCTTTTGATGAGCCTGCTTCCATAAATTCAATGGAGCCAAAACTTATATTTCCCGACTGTGAGGTATTAGGTAAAATGGAAATATCGGCATTAGGCCAATTAGAGGTAACAATATCGGGTTTAAAATCATTATCCAGATCACCAATGTCCATGGCAAATACTGAACGGCCTTCATTCTGATTTACGGCATTGGCAAAGGAAATAGCACTTGCTCCATAATTAGTCTGGTTTTTTAGAACGGAGATGCCATTATGTGTTCCTGTAATAATATCTGCATTTCCATCACCATCCATATCGGCACATTTAATATCGTGAATGATACCACCGCCGGACAAAGAAATCATACTGTTCAATTTGATCTCCTGCGACTTAACAACTCCGGAATTTTGAAATACATAAACAGTTTCACCGGAAGCCGCCATTAATTCGGGTAAACCATCTCCATTTAAATCGCAAGCAGAAAGTGCTGTAGTTTTTTGAGGAGTTTCTAATTGGAGTGATTCAGAAAAACTCAATTTATTTGTTGAAGATGTATTTCGCAAAATAATAATGGAAGCGTTTTGTGCATTAGAAATTATGATCTCCGGTAAGGCATCACGGTTAAGATCAGATAAATAAAATTCACCGGAAGTACCGCCGGTATAATTAATCTGATAGGGCTTCAAAAACGAAGTTTCAATATTGGGTTTAGCTGTGGAATTGTTGAGGAAAATTTGCACAGTATTGTTGTCGGTAAAACACAATACCAAATCCATTTTCCCATCATTATTCATATCACAGGAACGCATTTCTGATACAATTGCTCCGGTTGTTGTGCTTAATTCCAGATCCTGCCAATTGTTCAAACTGAACTGAGCCTTAGTAATAAAAGGGTTTAAAAGGGTTAAAAGCAGCAACGAACATCGAAAAGATGTTGGTTTAGAGATTGTCGTGTATCGCGTTGTATTCATGCTCAATGTGTTATAAGGCAAATTTCGTACTGTAACCCAAGTGGGCAAAAGGAGATTGTAAACAATTATTAAGTTTCTAAATACGAGTGTAACATAAATAATACAGTATTTAGTTACTTTTACGGATATTTTACTAAGTTTCTATGTCCAAATCGGGTTCTGTATATGAATTGGTATTATCGCTCACAAAAACAGAAAAACGATATTATAAACTGTTCGCTCGTTTGAATAAACAGGACAGTAATCTCCTTAGCTTGTTTGATGCAATAAGTCTAAAGGGATTGATCACGGATATAGAATTAAAGGAGCATTTTGTTTCAAAAACCTTTTTGCAGCATTTAGATGTATATAAAGTGCATCTCAAAGAAAGTATTTTACATAGTATGCGAAGTTTTCACCAGTCGCGAAACATGAATAATATTTTGCACAATCATTTGGCGGATGCAAATTTTTTGTTTGCAAAAGGTTTATACAAACAATGTTATAAATTGATCTTAAGATCAAAGGTTCTGGCTCAGGATAGCGGGAATTACTCTGCACTGCTTGAATTCATTAAATTGGAGAGTGACCTACTAAAGGTAAATGAAAATTTTCAGGACCAAAATAAAAAATTATTACTGCTTTCGGATGAAGAAAATGCGGTTGTGGATAATTTATTAATAGAATCGAAATCAGGATATAAAATAACCAGGGCAGAGTTACTAGTTAAAAAATTCGAAAAATCGGGTGAGGATCTTGATTATGTCGCCCTGATAAACCTTTTTGCAGAAATAGAAATTTCAGAAAAGTATCTTACTCCCCTCTTACGCAGAAAATTATTTTTAATAAAAGCGAAATTTCACAAGATATTATTTCAATATAAGAAAGCCCAACAGTATTTTTTTAAATATTTAACGGCCCTTGAAAACAGTACAATTCTGCTTCGTGAAAATACGGAACAATATATCAAGGTGATGCAAGAGCATATTTCGCTAAGCATCCGTATGACTCAATTTCATGTAGCTTTTCGGAAAAATGAAGAACTGAAAAAGTTACCGGAAATGCTGAATAAAATTCAAAAAAGAAATAACCATTTACTATGCAAAGTGGAAGGATATTACCATCAGAATAAGATCAGTATATATCTCCATTGTGGCGAGATGGAAAAAGCACTAAATAGTATAAAGGAGGCAGAATTATATTTAACACAAAAGAATGCAATAATAAATACAGAAACCAAGGCTGAATTGATCACGTTACAATGTTATTATTATTTCATGATAAACGATCATATAAAATCCAAAGATCATTTTTTTATTCATAAAAATTTGTTAACCCCCATGATTAATAGTGATTTGGTAATTAATATTTATTTGCTTAATTATTTATTGGAATATGTAAAGGGGAATCGAAATTCACGCAGATCTGCATTGCGTTCGTTATATCGCGAACTCTTGAAAGGAAAAAGCTTGTCGCAATTTGAAAATATTTGCATAGATATTTTAAGAAAGTCGGCGATAACAGGCAAAACATCTAAATCGAAAATTGTTTGGGAAAAATTTTTATTAAAGGAATTGCACCAGTTGAAATCCGGACCATTATGGGAAATGAGATCTATCAGATTTGACCTTATTTCCTGGTTAGAAAGCCGGCAAGAGAAACAGCCATTTTTTCAAATCTTACAGGAGAAATATTCATCAATGCTTTCCTAAAACAGGTTGTAAGCCAGGAATTACTTAAATTTGCAATCAATTTAGATTATAGTCGATCATGAGTACCAACGTTGAAGATGTAAGAGTTCAGGAATTTGCCCAGCAGTGTTTAAATGCACTGAGAAGGATCAAACATTCTATGCCTAAAACCTGGAAGGAAACCTTAGCACCTTTTCAGAAAGAAATTAAGGAAGTTGGTGCCGCGCATAATGTGAATGATAGTGCCGCTTTGGAACTTATAATTTCAAAGCTCGAAAAGGAAACAGCACTTAGAGAAAATCTGAGAACTTCGCTTACCTTTTACATGGCTGCTTATTGTGTATTAGCTAAGGTAGCTTAACCATCTGAACAATTTCCTTTTCCTTAAATACATCAGATCCTTTTCATTGCTGTAAGCTTCTCGCTCAAAACAAATATTTCGGTATGCATTATAGTGATCCTTGTATTTTATTCTGTTAAGGAGGTAATTTAATAAATACAATATATAAAATGGTAAAATGGCTAATTCCAGTTGCTGTCGGAGATGAATATGTTCATGATTAATAAAAATCTTATCCTCCAGTAATTCTTTATTATTGATCAATATAAAAGGGAATAGTGTCATCCCATTTACATGCAGTTTTTTGAAGATGATCTTTTGCCAATTGCGCACCTTGTTTTCATTTATCATAAATGCAATTGGATCGATTTTATAGATTATAAGATGACATAATATTAATGTTTTTTTTCAACGAGTCATGATGAATACGCGAAGGTTTTACCGATCCGTTAGTAAGACCCTCTTGAGCGTGAGCCTCACTGACTCCGTGGTTGGATATTGTTGTGGGATGATGCATTAGTGAGACCTTCGCAAGAGCGAAAGCCTCACTCGCTCCGAATTTGAATAGTGTTGTGGGATGATGCATTAGTGAGACCTTCGCTAAGAGCGAAAGCCTCACTTGCTCCGAATTTGAATAGTGTTGTGGGATGATGCATTAGTGAGACCTTCGCTAAGAGCGAAAGCCTCACACGCTCCGACAAAATGATTCATATGTTCAGAATTAAAGATTACGTTAATCACATTAATATCATTATTAGTAAAATCTAAATTATCAAATTTTTTTTTATCCTTTTTCATCCGCCTAATCAGCGTCATCCGCGCCTGTCAGCCTTTTGGCTGGTTCCTCTTCTATTCCACTCTTTGTTTTATCTTGTCCCTTTTCCCTTGTCCTATGTCCAGTCCTGTGTCATGTGTCCAATATCCTGAGTCATTATTTCCCAAACGCCCAGGTTAAAAAGTATGGCATTATTTCGCTCCAGGTTTGCTGATTGTGTTCGCCGCCTTTTATGAGAACAAATTGAATGTCTTTTTTATCGTCGTAACCTTTATTTTTTAATTCCTGAATAAAATCTATGGTGTCATCAATGGAATCAATAAGTCCGTTCTTATTGCGGTCGGCTTGTTCATCGTTGGTTCCACATTCGAACCAAAATTTTAGTCCTTCCTTTTTTTCGGAATTGCGGATCATCTGATGAATAATTCTGTGTTTATCTTCCTTATAACCTCGGTTATAGGCTTTCATCCTCCACCATAAAGAGCCGGAGAACACTCCTACTTTTCCAAAATAATTCGGGAAATTCCAAACGATATCAATTGCACTTAATCCGCCCATGCTCCAGCCGGCAACAACATTTTTATTTTTATCTCTCGAAACGGAATAATTATTTCGGATGTATGGCAACAATTCATTTATCATGAATTCGGAATAAAGTCCTGCCTTGGAACCCCTGTTTTTAAAATCAACCGCCGAACTGCTTCCATATTCCTGCAATCTGTCTTCGTTGGCATGCACTCCAATTACAATAAAAGGAGTAATAATATCCTCCATCAACAGATTATTGATCACCTCATTTAAACCCATAGACGGAATATCCTGACCATCGTTAAGCCACAATACCGGATATGGTTTTTGCTGATAATTTGGTGGTAAAATTATGGTAAGCGCAACATCCCGATTTAAATAAGAGGACCTTATCTTTTCAAATTCAACACTAACCTTCGAGGCGACTTTAAGCTTCATTTAACAAGGCAAATTTAGCGCAAATAAGTATATAAATTTTAGATTAATTCAACATTTAAGTGTGAATTTGATTGTCGGATGGACTGATTTATCGTACCTTTGCCCCTCCTAACATCACTTGATAAAAAAACCTATACCTTGGAGCTAAACGAAGAAAAACACAGCTGGTTATCCCCTGCCCTGGGCATTAATGTGGATATGCTGACTTTTGGGACAAAGGGTTTCCCACTGATATTATTCCCAACATCAATGGGAATGCACAACGAAAACCGCGATTTTAAACTTGTGGAGTCTATAGGTTGGTTCATTGAATCGGGACTTATAAAGGTTTATTGCCCTGATAGCATTGACAAACACAGTTGGTACAATACAGACGCAAACCCCGCCGACAGAGTTAAAAATCAAATGTTGTATGAAAGAATGTTGCTGGAGGAGGTTTACCCTGCCATAAAGGAACAAACCGGTCATCACCGCATAGGAGTTGGTGGTTGCAGTTTCGGTGGATACCATGCATGCAATTTTGCATTCAGAAATCCGGCAATTGTTGCGGCAATGTTTTCTCTCCATGCAAAATTTGATATTAAAACACAGTTGGACGGACACTATAACGACGATGTTTATTTTAATAATCCAGTAGATTATATTGCGGGACTGGAGGATGAAAATATTTGGAAAATGCAAATATTTTTGGGCTCGGCTGAATTTGATATGTGTCTTGATTCTAATTATAAAATGGCTCAGGTGCTTGGACTTAAACAAATTCCGCATACTTTAGAGGTGTTGGAAGGTGAAAAACACGATTGGCCGGCCTGGAGACAACAATTACCAAGATTTTTATCCATGTTGGATTTCGATAAAATTTATAAATAATACGACTGCCTCCCGAAGAGGTATAAATAAAACGAGATGATAAAAAAAATAGGAATTATTCACGGAATGGAAGACTCCTTTCCCACTGCATTTATCGACCGCATCAACAGCAAAAATATTGATGGTATAGTTGCGGAACGCGTATTGATCGACAAAGTTATTCAGGGTGAACCGGGTGAATTTGCCGTTATTCTAGACCGCATTTCACACGATGCACCTTTTTACAGAAGTTATTTAAAAAATTTAGCTATCAGTGGCACTGCAGTGATGAACAATCCATTTTGGTGGAGTGCAGATGAAAAGTTTTTTAATAATGCACTTGCAGTAAAATTGGGAATTCCGGTTCCGAACACTGTTTTATTGCCATCACACGAATTACCTCCGAATACAAAATCGCATTCCTTCCGCAATTTAAAATATCCACTCGATTGGGAAACAATTTTTAAATACATCGGATTTCCTGCATATATGAAACCACATGATGGCGGAGGTTGGAAAGGAGTTTACAAAGTAGATAACATGGAAATGTTTTTTGAAAAATATGCGGAAACAGGAACGGATGTAAATATTTTACAAAGTGAAGTAACCTTCGATTATTATTTCAGATGTTATTGCCTCGGACAAAAATATGTTCACATCATGTATTACGAACCGCGCAATCCTGCACATCTTCGTTATACCTGGAATGGACCGCAAGCTTCGGCTGAATTATTGGAAACAGTGAGAGTTTATACCCTTGCTTTAAATCAGGCATTGGGTTATGATTTTAATACTGTAGAGTGGGCGGTGA
The genomic region above belongs to Bacteroidota bacterium and contains:
- a CDS encoding esterase — translated: MLTFGTKGFPLILFPTSMGMHNENRDFKLVESIGWFIESGLIKVYCPDSIDKHSWYNTDANPADRVKNQMLYERMLLEEVYPAIKEQTGHHRIGVGGCSFGGYHACNFAFRNPAIVAAMFSLHAKFDIKTQLDGHYNDDVYFNNPVDYIAGLEDENIWKMQIFLGSAEFDMCLDSNYKMAQVLGLKQIPHTLEVLEGEKHDWPAWRQQLPRFLSMLDFDKIYK
- a CDS encoding esterase family protein produces the protein MKLKVASKVSVEFEKIRSSYLNRDVALTIILPPNYQQKPYPVLWLNDGQDIPSMGLNEVINNLLMEDIITPFIVIGVHANEDRLQEYGSSSAVDFKNRGSKAGLYSEFMINELLPYIRNNYSVSRDKNKNVVAGWSMGGLSAIDIVWNFPNYFGKVGVFSGSLWWRMKAYNRGYKEDKHRIIHQMIRNSEKKEGLKFWFECGTNDEQADRNKNGLIDSIDDTIDFIQELKNKGYDDKKDIQFVLIKGGEHNQQTWSEIMPYFLTWAFGK
- a CDS encoding ABC transporter ATP-binding protein, which translates into the protein MITAKNIHKSYGPLQVLKGVDLHIEKGELVSIVGASGAGKSTLLHIIGTLDKPDAGQLTINELLINGLNDKQLASFRNKHIGFVFQFHHLLPEFTALENVCIPGFIAKRKEKEVEQKAKEFLDYLGLSDRLQHKPNQLSGGEQQRVAVARALINQPLVILADEPSGNLDTQNAKELHNLFFQLRKEFDQTFIIVTHNDELANMADRKLVMKDGKMVG
- a CDS encoding VCBS repeat-containing protein → MNTTRYTTISKPTSFRCSLLLLTLLNPFITKAQFSLNNWQDLELSTTTGAIVSEMRSCDMNNDGKMDLVLCFTDNNTVQIFLNNSTAKPNIETSFLKPYQINYTGGTSGEFYLSDLNRDALPEIIISNAQNASIIILRNTSSTNKLSFSESLQLETPQKTTALSACDLNGDGLPELMAASGETVYVFQNSGVVKSQEIKLNSMISLSGGGIIHDIKCADMDGDGNADIITGTHNGISVLKNQTNYGASAISFANAVNQNEGRSVFAMDIGDLDNDFKPDIVTSNWPNADISILPNTSQSGNISFGSIEFMEAGSSKGIALGDFDQDGKFDVAVSTKEVTKIFRNISSAEGDFSLADAQNFPPICNKLMVKDFDRDGVDDLGGFNFNANKIELLLHSSIPVANAKPEFNVYCGEDGKIWMDWNVPVQNKAWIYDIEKTTDGINFNPLAVQIQGETAAEGINFSYSDTNESANIEYYRLKITSTNGEISYTDMEFAEPCTDVITGFVCSYPNPVDKVMNFNFSLSREMEMTYSILDLNMQVQLEKTELVTPGTRTYSLEIMQLQKGSYIFVVKFGNLPPKVCRFEKL